The sequence below is a genomic window from Synechococcus sp. PCC 7335.
TGGTAGGCTATCCTATCTTAGATTTGAAACAGCATCGAATGGATCTGCACTGGTATCTCAGAGAGCTTGAGGAAGTGATTATTCTGGTGCTAGCTGAGTATGGGCTACGCGGCGATCGCCTTGAAGGGATGACAGGCGTATGGGTGGATGGATATAAGGTGGCAGCGATCGGTATCAAAGTAAGCCGCTGGATTACGATGCACGGGTTTGCTTTAAATGTGTGTCCGGATATGGGTGGATTTGAGCGCATTGTTCCCTGCGGTTTAGAGGGGAAGTCTGTGGGATCGATTGCGCAGTTTGTTCCAGACATCAGCTTGAAACAGGTCCAACAAACCTTGATCGAACAGTTTGAACAAGTATTTGGGCTCACTTTTGAGCCAACTTCAATATCTGATCTCAATTTATAAGGCTGAAGATCGAGCAGGTTAAGGATCGAGGACGAAGCAGGAGTACTTAATTTAATTAAGGACTAGATTGTGACAGGCAATCAGGTTTGAAAGTCAACTTCTAACAAAGAGAGATCATCGTCAAATCGATCGCCTCCAAAGCGACTGACTCGTTCGATGAGGGTACTGATGGTGAGCTGTTGCTGCGTCTCTAGCTCAGTCAAGATAGTGACCAGACCTGTTAGACCTAGCTGTGGCTTAACCGAATCTATCGGTGGTTTGGTTGGATAGATTTCGTAGATGCCATCGCTGAAGATGTATAGACGACTGCCAGTTAGGATAGTGCATTTCTCCGATCGATAGATACTGTCGTTCATCATGCCAATCGGCATGCCAGGGGTTCTCAGCTGCTGTAGTTTGACCACACTGTTTGAAGCGGAATGAGGACGCATCGCAGGCTCAACCAGTAGTGCCGGGGGGTGACCAGCACTGGCATAGACGAGCTGCCTGGTCACTCGGTGATAGACGCCGTACCAAATAGTGAAGTATTTATCGTTTTGCTCGGTCATCTTAAAGGTTTCGTTCAGCCCCTTTAGAACGGTCTCGGGACGACGAAAATCCACCCCGGGAAGTGACTGCGATCGCAATACATTTAGAACCGAGGTCGACAATAGCGCCGCTCCTAGGCCATGGCCTGATACATCTAGCAGATACATGACCAAATAGTCAGGATCGAGCCAGTAGTGATCAAAACAATCTCCCCCTAGCTCTTGAGAAGAGATAAATCGAGACGTGATTGAGATACAGTTTTTAGCATCTGCCGGCGTATCTTGAGGTAGAAGCGATGTAACGTAGGTAGCTGCCTCCGCTAACTCATTCTCTAATCTACGCGTTTGTGCCCTGAGTGCTTGCATGAGCTTGTGAAGTCGTAGCCCAGAATTGACCCTAGCGACTAGCTCGGCTGTATCAATAGGTTTGATGAGTAGATCATCTGCGCCAGCTTCTAATGCTTCTACTCGATTGGCAAGATCGCTATGGCTAGTCATGATCAAAAAAGCAGTGGTCGCTAGCTGAGGATCTTGCTTGATTTGGCAGCAGATATCAATTCCGCTAGAACCGCCAGGCAAGAGCAGATCGCAGATAACAACAGAAGGGGCTAAGTGAATCGCCTTGTGAAGGCCACTATCTGCGTCATTGGCGGTTTCCACACGATAACCATGCTTTTGTAATAGCCGCTGTAAGCCCTGCAAAATATAGGGATCATCGTCGATTAACAGAATATCGGTCAGCGTCACCGGATGAGCTATCAAACTCTGACGAGTCGACGCTCCTAGCTTTAGATATGGCGTAGATGATGCGTTAGAAGTCATAAGCGGCCTGAACAGGAATATCCTCTTCCGACGAGCTAGACGGAGTGTGAGGCGCTTCTAAAATAAGACGGCTGGAAATAGAATGGTTCCACAAGTCAACGAAATCGACTAAGTAGTAGGGCAGCTCATCCGAGCCATCTGTTTTTCTTTCGGGTATGACAAAATCTTCTAGATCAAATAAGTGTAATCGCTCCATCGTATCGACTTCAAAGGGCTCTAGAATGTTGGCTCTATAGGCTCCTGATTCATCGATAGCACTAAAGCAGCAGACCTGATAGTAGTTTTCTCCCGAGAGCTCACGGTATTGCACAAGGGTATAGACATCGGCAGGCTGAATAGGAAAGGGCAGCGAAAGCGCAATTTTCTGCTGGGTTGGTAGGAACGAGAGACGCACAGCCTTACGCACACCATAGTAGCCGACTTTATCTGGCTGAAGCGGGTACTTGCGGTGGCGGGGCTGAACATAAGTTCGCATAAAGGTAGCAATGCCAAGTGCTTCCTCGGTGTACGCGCCAATTAGGCTGACGTGAACATCGTAGGCAGGAACATTGCTGATATTGAAGACTTCAAGGGCAAGACTAGTATGCCCTTCTGAGTCTGTAGTTGGCTGTAAGTCCCAGTAAAGATGGGGCAGGGCAGTGAGACTGAGCCGTTTTTCTACGACGTTGCGATAGTAGCTGCTCTCTTGCCTTAGCTGTTTGAGGTTTTTATTGGTTAGCCATACATAGGCTCCTGTTAATCCAACTAGCACCAGGTTACTAATGATCAAAATGGGTTCCATGCCATCCCCTTGCTTATCCCTATTATCTCCTCAGTATTCAAAACCATACCCCAAACTATGATTTCTATTCAGGCGCAGCAGACCCTTTCTATGTATACGCGCGACGGTGTGCGGCTCGATGCAGATGTCTACTTCCCCAAAGGAGCCGGTCCGTTTCCGGTTTTGTTGATGCGGCAGCCATACGGGCGAGCGATCGCTTCTACCGTTGTTTATGCCCACCCTCGCTGGTACGCTGCGCATGGCTATATCGTCGCCATTCAGGACGTTCGAGGGCGAGGAACCTCTGAGGGTGAGTTTTCACTATTTGCTTACGAAGTTTTAGATGGGGAAGACGCGGTTGAATGGGCTGCGCGGCTCCCAGGGAGCGATGGCCAAGTAGCGATGTACGGCTTCTCTTACCAAGGTATGACTCAGCTACAGGCGGCGCAGTCAGCTCACCCGGCGCTTAAGACAATCGTGCCAGCAATGACTGGCTATCATCTCTATGAAGATTGGGCTTATGAAAATGGAGCGCTGTGCTTTCATCTAGGACTAGTGTGGGCAATCCAGCTAGCAGCGCAAACTGCTCAAATAGAGGGCGATAGTCAGACTTATCAGAAGCTAGTAGCGGCGGCTCGCACTCTGCCGACAGATGAGTCCACCCCAGGTTGGCGTGAGGTCCTAGCGGATGTAGACACCTTTTTTCACGATTGGGTGAGTGCGCCCAAAGGCGATCGCTATTGGCAGCAGCTAACGCCGCAGCTCGACCAAGTCGATCTACCCATGCTGCATGTGGGAGGCTGGTTTGATCCGTATTTGCGAGGGGACTTGCGGCGATACCTGGAGATGGCAGCGCGTAGTCGATATCTGCATCATTTTTGGGTTGGACCCTGGATTCATATCCCCTGGGGCCGAAAAGTAGGCGCGATGGATTTTGGTCCTGCTGCGGCTAGTCCAATTGATCGACTACAGCTCCAGTGGTTTGATGGAATTTTGAAAGGAGAGAATATGGCTAAGCTGCGGCAGTCGCCGCCGGTGAACCTATTTGAGATGGGCCGAAATCAGTGGCGATCGCTCGATGCCTGGCCAACCGAGCAAATGACTGAGCAAACGACTGAGCAGCTGGCGGTAAACTCAGCAGTCTCCAGATCAGAAGACAAAACCAAGCCAGAAAACAACACAATAACTTATTTTCTCTATAGCGATGGACTCGCAAATGTTCGTGAGGACAGCGGCGTGCTCAGTGAGTCATTAACCCAGATGCCGCAGTTCGATACGCTCGTACATGATCCGTGGAATCCTTGTCCTGCTGCGGGTGGTCACAGCTCAATTCCTGCCGGGGTGTTTGAGCGCACGGCGGTGGATGCGCGAGGGGATGTACTGACCTATACATCAGCGCCATTCGCCGAGGAACTGCGGGTGGTAGGCGTGCCAAAAGTAGTGATTGCGATCGCCGCGTCAACGACCAGCTACGATCTTTGCGCCATACTCTCTAGAGTCGTCCGGGGCAACGTCTACAATCTCACACAAGGGTACGGGCGATTTCAGCACTTGGCAGACCGGGAGCTAGTAGGCCAGAACTCACCCGGCCAGAGCTTAAAAGGAAGATCCGTCTCACTACCACTACACCCCACTTGCTTTAGCCTCTTTCCTGGAGAGTCTTTGCGCCTGAGCCTAAGCGCCGCCTGCTATCCTGCTTTTTCAATCAACCTTGGAACGGGAGCGTCCCAGCAGGAAAGTAAGGCAGTAGACGCTCGGATCATAATGCTGACGATCGCGCTTGGTGGCAACATTGCAGATCAATGGCCTGGTTGTGATGGTACTCTACTCAAGCTGCCGGTAGTTCTTGATTGAAAACTTCGAACACCCGACGACAGCAGTTTCTCAAAGATTCTCCTGAAGCTGGATCGGGTATGATAGCGCCTTCAAACTGCCAGTTATCGATGGTAGATAGCCGCCACCGTTGCCCCTGATGATCAAATCCTGCGATTTCAAGGCCGATGGCACGGCGCCGATCGCTTTCAGTATCCTGATGAAGACGAATTTGAATCAATAGACTACGGCACTGAAATAGACGACTAACGCCTGGAAAGTGAAATCCGATATCGACTGAATCCGGGTCGATTAAATCTCGCGTTGTAGAATCGTTCAACCAGGGTTTGAGGTCTGCTCTTAGGTCGGGTAACTCGGACTTAAAGAGTCCAATCGTTGCTGCAATCTTACTAGCAAATTCGATTGTTGATGCTTGTTCGGCTGCGTTCACATCACCTCACTGAATTCAGTTCATTTATTGTAGCGGCCAAATATTCGTGAGTAACTAGTGATTGCAATTCCAATTAATCCTAGTCTGGCGATCTATCAATGTCTTCTGGGCTTTTCATCGGCTTCTTAGCCCAGTGCTTGTAGACTCATTTTGTGGAATGTATCATGTAGACTTATCCAAACACGTCATGGTAGGAAGCTGAATGGAGGGGCGCACTCCGGTTTTGCCTAAGGATAGTAGACCCTTCAAACTATTGTTCTTTGTTGACAAACGACCGAACTCAGCCGAACAAATTCGGCAAATTCGCGCTCAGGTAAAGGCGCTCTGTGCACCGGATGAGGTTGGTCTAGAGATTGTTGATGTCAATAACCAACCTTATTTAGCGGAGCGATTCAAGCTGGTGGCCACGCCTGCACTGATTAAGGTTTCAGAGGACAGCTACCAAATCTTGGCGGGTGGTGATGTGGCTACTAAATTGGCACACTGGTGGCCACGGTGGAATCAAGAGCTCCTCGATGAGTCGTCAGAAAACGACAAAGTGGTTTCCCTTTTGTCTTTATCTGGATCTGATGGTGTCAAAGTCAATGCGGTCGATCAATCCACCGAGGTGATTAGGCTCTCTGATGACATCTTTCGGCTAGAACAGGAAAAAGAAACGCTATTATCTCAGATCGAGTTTAAAGATCGCATTATTGCGATGATGGCTCATGATTTACGAAACCCACTGACAGCAGCTTCGATTGCCTTAGAAACTTTGGAGCTAGCCTTTGAACCGAACGGTGCGAAAGCAGATAAGTTTACGCCAGAGCTAATTGCTCACCTGCTCCAGAGCACTAAGACGCAGATTCGAGCGGTCAGCAGCATGATTACCGAGATCTTGAAGGCTGCTAGAGGCTCTGATACCAACATAGAAGTTTCGCCACAAGATTTAGACCTAAACGATCTGTGCATGACAGTAATCGAGTTTTTTGCACCGAAACTATCGGCTAAAAAGCAGACTATCGAGACTGACCTACCGCAGGATCTGCCCCACGTTTATGCCGATGCGGATCAAGTACAAAGAGTCCTTAGTAATTTAGTCGACAACGCAGTTAAATACACGCCTGTGGCAGGAAAAATTGGCATCGCAGCCCTGCATCGAACAACCGAAAAGGTGCAAATTAGCATTAGAGATAATGGTCCGGGAATTCCTCGAGAAAACCAGAAGAAAATTTTCGAGGAAAGCTTTCGGCTAAAACGCGATCGCGCTGAAGATGGATATGGTCTGGGTCTAGCGCTTTGTCAGCAAGTAGTCAGGGCCCACTATGGAGAAATTTGGGTTGATTCCAAGCAGGGCGAGGGCAGCTGTTTTCACTTCACCTTGCCTGTGTATCGAGGAACCAATGGGAGTTGATACGACGCTTTGTAGGTTAAGGGTTGTAGCGTTTGAACAGGCTATACGCTCAGTGCAGATCGCTATACATGCTTGGAAGTTACACGCAGGGCTTAGTGCCCTTCAATCATCTTTGTCTTCATCTCGGCTAGCTGCGCGTCGATGCTGCCTTGTCCTTCAAGCTGTGCAAACTGTCGTTCGACATCGTCTGCGCCTAACGTTCCGGCAACTTCTGCCTGCGCCTCTAGGTCCATGATTCGCGCTTCCATTTTTTCGAACGCGCCGGTAGATCCTGGCGAATTACTCATCAGCATCTCGTGTAGTCGAACGCTCGACTGAGCAGCTCTAGCCCTAGCGATATACATATCTTTTTTTGTACGGGCTTCAGAAATCTTTCGTTCTAATAGGCTCATATTAGACTTTAGCTGCCGAACGATTTCTTTTTGCTGAGCGATTTGG
It includes:
- the lipB gene encoding lipoyl(octanoyl) transferase LipB, which codes for MNKRLGYVVSLETAIPYVRAWRWQQQLVTRYKRAGCSMRDTLILLQHPPVYTLGQGADIRFLKFAPGSKHYELHRVERGGEVTYHCPGQVVGYPILDLKQHRMDLHWYLRELEEVIILVLAEYGLRGDRLEGMTGVWVDGYKVAAIGIKVSRWITMHGFALNVCPDMGGFERIVPCGLEGKSVGSIAQFVPDISLKQVQQTLIEQFEQVFGLTFEPTSISDLNL
- a CDS encoding PP2C family protein-serine/threonine phosphatase, whose product is MTSNASSTPYLKLGASTRQSLIAHPVTLTDILLIDDDPYILQGLQRLLQKHGYRVETANDADSGLHKAIHLAPSVVICDLLLPGGSSGIDICCQIKQDPQLATTAFLIMTSHSDLANRVEALEAGADDLLIKPIDTAELVARVNSGLRLHKLMQALRAQTRRLENELAEAATYVTSLLPQDTPADAKNCISITSRFISSQELGGDCFDHYWLDPDYLVMYLLDVSGHGLGAALLSTSVLNVLRSQSLPGVDFRRPETVLKGLNETFKMTEQNDKYFTIWYGVYHRVTRQLVYASAGHPPALLVEPAMRPHSASNSVVKLQQLRTPGMPIGMMNDSIYRSEKCTILTGSRLYIFSDGIYEIYPTKPPIDSVKPQLGLTGLVTILTELETQQQLTISTLIERVSRFGGDRFDDDLSLLEVDFQT
- a CDS encoding CocE/NonD family hydrolase, yielding MISIQAQQTLSMYTRDGVRLDADVYFPKGAGPFPVLLMRQPYGRAIASTVVYAHPRWYAAHGYIVAIQDVRGRGTSEGEFSLFAYEVLDGEDAVEWAARLPGSDGQVAMYGFSYQGMTQLQAAQSAHPALKTIVPAMTGYHLYEDWAYENGALCFHLGLVWAIQLAAQTAQIEGDSQTYQKLVAAARTLPTDESTPGWREVLADVDTFFHDWVSAPKGDRYWQQLTPQLDQVDLPMLHVGGWFDPYLRGDLRRYLEMAARSRYLHHFWVGPWIHIPWGRKVGAMDFGPAAASPIDRLQLQWFDGILKGENMAKLRQSPPVNLFEMGRNQWRSLDAWPTEQMTEQTTEQLAVNSAVSRSEDKTKPENNTITYFLYSDGLANVREDSGVLSESLTQMPQFDTLVHDPWNPCPAAGGHSSIPAGVFERTAVDARGDVLTYTSAPFAEELRVVGVPKVVIAIAASTTSYDLCAILSRVVRGNVYNLTQGYGRFQHLADRELVGQNSPGQSLKGRSVSLPLHPTCFSLFPGESLRLSLSAACYPAFSINLGTGASQQESKAVDARIIMLTIALGGNIADQWPGCDGTLLKLPVVLD
- a CDS encoding histidine kinase; translated protein: MEGRTPVLPKDSRPFKLLFFVDKRPNSAEQIRQIRAQVKALCAPDEVGLEIVDVNNQPYLAERFKLVATPALIKVSEDSYQILAGGDVATKLAHWWPRWNQELLDESSENDKVVSLLSLSGSDGVKVNAVDQSTEVIRLSDDIFRLEQEKETLLSQIEFKDRIIAMMAHDLRNPLTAASIALETLELAFEPNGAKADKFTPELIAHLLQSTKTQIRAVSSMITEILKAARGSDTNIEVSPQDLDLNDLCMTVIEFFAPKLSAKKQTIETDLPQDLPHVYADADQVQRVLSNLVDNAVKYTPVAGKIGIAALHRTTEKVQISIRDNGPGIPRENQKKIFEESFRLKRDRAEDGYGLGLALCQQVVRAHYGEIWVDSKQGEGSCFHFTLPVYRGTNGS
- a CDS encoding PspA/IM30 family protein gives rise to the protein MGLLDRISRLVRSNVNTLVKGAEDPEKILQQTLQDMQRDLIAMRQAVAHAIATQKRTERQYEQAGRTAQEWYNRAQLALQKGDDPLAREALERRQTYSQTVQTLEPQIAQQKEIVRQLKSNMSLLERKISEARTKKDMYIARARAAQSSVRLHEMLMSNSPGSTGAFEKMEARIMDLEAQAEVAGTLGADDVERQFAQLEGQGSIDAQLAEMKTKMIEGH